In one window of uncultured Draconibacterium sp. DNA:
- a CDS encoding bifunctional riboflavin kinase/FAD synthetase, giving the protein MKIHYSLDDFNATNPVVTIGTFDGLHKGHQSVIEELKQLASEINGETVIFTFYPHPRVVTSPNEKSLRLLTTKEEKIKLFEKFGVDHLIIYPFNKEFAELSYTDFVKDILVNKIGTRCLVVGYDHRFGKNREGGYEYLQVCAEKNNFTVKKTDALSVEAEKVSSTKIREALQSGNIKKANQYLGYEFTLHGTVVKGMQLGRKLGFPTANIQASDKYKIIPGYGVYAVLVEIEDKQYKGMLNIGTRPTFNNNADNRSIEVNIFDFSGDMYGNDITLIFIDKIREEQKFAGVDALVEQLKSDKQVALQLLTDY; this is encoded by the coding sequence GTGAAGATCCATTATTCGCTCGACGATTTTAATGCCACCAACCCTGTAGTAACCATCGGCACTTTTGATGGGCTGCACAAAGGACATCAATCGGTTATTGAAGAATTGAAACAACTGGCCAGTGAGATTAATGGCGAAACGGTGATCTTTACCTTTTACCCTCACCCCCGGGTTGTTACTTCGCCCAACGAAAAAAGCCTTCGTTTGCTGACAACGAAAGAGGAGAAAATTAAGTTGTTCGAAAAGTTTGGCGTCGATCACCTGATCATTTATCCTTTTAACAAAGAATTTGCGGAGCTATCGTACACCGACTTTGTAAAAGATATTTTGGTGAATAAAATAGGTACGCGTTGTTTGGTTGTGGGCTACGATCACCGTTTTGGCAAAAACCGCGAGGGCGGTTACGAGTACCTGCAGGTATGTGCTGAGAAGAACAATTTTACGGTTAAAAAAACCGATGCACTTTCGGTTGAGGCCGAGAAAGTGAGTTCTACAAAAATAAGGGAGGCACTGCAATCGGGCAATATAAAAAAGGCCAACCAATACCTGGGCTATGAGTTTACCTTGCACGGAACCGTTGTAAAAGGCATGCAACTGGGCCGCAAATTGGGTTTCCCCACCGCAAACATTCAAGCATCGGATAAATACAAAATTATACCGGGCTACGGCGTTTATGCTGTTTTAGTTGAAATTGAAGATAAACAGTATAAAGGAATGCTGAATATAGGCACGCGCCCAACCTTTAACAACAATGCCGACAACCGAAGTATAGAGGTTAATATTTTTGATTTTTCGGGCGATATGTATGGCAACGATATCACGCTGATTTTTATCGACAAGATCAGGGAAGAACAGAAATTCGCCGGTGTTGATGCTTTGGTTGAGCAGCTAAAATCCGACAAACAAGTAGCACTTCAACTTCTTACCGACTACTAA
- a CDS encoding endonuclease/exonuclease/phosphatase family protein: MRKALRTILFLVNMLLALALAVSYLAVYIPPDKYWLPSVFGMAYPFLLGGNLLFIVLWILFKPRYALLSGGMVLIGWGYFTHFMQLKGKSSDEANIKVVSYNVKHFVADTSGTQKENATKIISFLADQNADIICLQEARLRKNSIFNLAQTVQDLESIKHYQFARSSTTYGSVTMTRYPILNMGEIRFENSRNITIYTDVLIDADTVRIFNIHLQSYHIDPTKYSIIDSPGINEEKDLEEVKEMGAKFKEAFQLRAEQVREIRKYINESPHNVIVCGDFNDTPVSFSYHTLADGLTDAFVNSGQGIGRTYIGKLPSFRIDYILHGDRFESYNFKTLDYRMSDHLPVSCSLLMKD; this comes from the coding sequence TTGAGAAAAGCACTCCGTACAATACTGTTTCTTGTCAATATGCTGCTGGCGCTGGCGCTGGCGGTATCGTACCTGGCGGTGTACATTCCGCCCGATAAGTATTGGCTGCCCTCGGTATTCGGAATGGCCTATCCGTTTTTGCTGGGAGGCAATCTTCTGTTTATTGTACTTTGGATTTTATTTAAACCACGCTACGCACTTTTGTCGGGAGGAATGGTGTTAATTGGTTGGGGGTACTTCACTCATTTTATGCAATTAAAAGGAAAAAGTAGCGATGAGGCAAATATCAAGGTGGTTTCATATAATGTAAAACATTTTGTGGCCGATACCAGTGGTACTCAGAAAGAAAATGCAACAAAGATCATCTCGTTTTTAGCCGACCAAAACGCAGATATTATTTGTTTGCAGGAAGCCCGTTTGCGAAAGAACAGTATTTTTAATCTGGCTCAAACGGTACAAGATCTCGAATCGATAAAACACTACCAGTTTGCACGTTCGAGTACAACTTACGGGTCGGTTACCATGACACGTTATCCGATTTTAAATATGGGGGAGATCCGGTTTGAAAACTCACGAAATATTACCATATATACTGATGTTTTAATTGATGCGGATACGGTTCGGATTTTTAATATTCATTTACAATCGTATCACATCGACCCGACTAAATATTCGATTATCGATTCACCGGGAATAAACGAGGAAAAGGATCTGGAAGAGGTGAAAGAAATGGGAGCGAAATTTAAAGAGGCCTTTCAGCTGCGTGCTGAACAAGTGCGCGAAATTCGCAAATACATAAATGAGTCGCCACACAATGTGATTGTTTGCGGCGATTTTAACGATACGCCGGTTTCTTTTTCGTACCACACTTTAGCCGATGGATTAACCGATGCTTTTGTTAATTCGGGGCAGGGAATAGGTCGTACCTACATTGGGAAATTGCCTTCGTTCCGTATTGATTATATTTTGCATGGCGACCGGTTTGAGTCATACAATTTTAAGACGCTCGATTACCGAATGTCCGATCATTTGCCCGTAAGCTGCAGTTTGTTAATGAAAGATTAG
- the prmC gene encoding peptide chain release factor N(5)-glutamine methyltransferase, whose amino-acid sequence MQKTIQYIQAELAPFYPETEISGFVQLIMNSVLGLSYTQMILEKDRVLVTSESDRIKVIVERLKTHEPIQYILGVAEFYGLELNVQPGVLIPRPETEELVDWICKTKIPTTSKILDIGTGSGCIPLSLKNELPAAEIMAVDVSENALLIATENAQKHKLEVAFELSDILKWQERSWPRFDVIVSNPPYVMEREQKQMEANVLEYEPGLALFVSDTDPLIFYRTIAQFASKQLNEGGYLFFEINENLGDEMVELVKQLGFKAIELRRDLNGKNRMLRCQK is encoded by the coding sequence ATGCAGAAAACTATTCAATATATCCAGGCAGAATTGGCGCCGTTTTATCCCGAAACCGAAATTTCCGGATTTGTACAACTAATAATGAATAGCGTGTTGGGTTTGTCGTACACGCAAATGATTCTGGAAAAAGACAGGGTGTTGGTAACCTCTGAATCGGACCGGATAAAAGTGATTGTTGAGCGACTTAAAACACACGAACCCATTCAATATATTTTGGGTGTTGCCGAATTTTACGGACTGGAGCTGAACGTACAACCGGGTGTTTTGATTCCGCGACCGGAAACTGAGGAGCTGGTAGATTGGATTTGTAAAACGAAGATTCCGACAACTTCAAAAATTCTGGATATTGGCACCGGAAGTGGCTGTATTCCACTGTCATTAAAAAATGAACTACCCGCTGCGGAGATCATGGCTGTTGATGTATCAGAGAATGCACTGTTGATTGCAACAGAAAATGCACAAAAGCATAAGCTTGAAGTGGCATTTGAGCTCTCTGATATATTAAAGTGGCAGGAACGTTCGTGGCCACGGTTTGATGTGATAGTGAGCAATCCGCCATATGTTATGGAACGCGAACAAAAGCAGATGGAAGCCAATGTGTTGGAGTACGAACCCGGGCTGGCTTTGTTTGTAAGCGATACTGATCCGTTGATCTTTTACCGCACTATCGCGCAGTTTGCTTCGAAACAATTAAATGAGGGGGGCTACCTGTTTTTTGAGATCAACGAAAATCTGGGGGACGAAATGGTGGAGCTTGTTAAGCAATTGGGATTTAAGGCGATAGAACTACGCCGCGATTTGAACGGTAAAAACCGCATGCTTCGATGTCAAAAATAA
- the ribD gene encoding bifunctional diaminohydroxyphosphoribosylaminopyrimidine deaminase/5-amino-6-(5-phosphoribosylamino)uracil reductase RibD: MTTEEKYMARCIELARMGAGHVSPNPMVGCVIVHSGRIIGEGFHQKHGQAHAEVNAINSVTDAAKLKESTIYVSLEPCAHYGLTPPCSDLIIQKQIPRVVVGSIDPFAKVAGKGIERLKNAGIEVKTGVLKKECDELNRRFFTFHQKQRPYILLKWAQTSDGFIDKDRSAEDYGEPTWITGPRALLRVHQMRAEEDAIMVGTNTAEKDNPSLTVRLIAGKNPMRIVLDRQLRLNKKLNLFDNSTETIVFNGLENHRHKNTEFIKIDFSDQLLPQILKVLHQKNILSLIVEGGQQLLTTFIDAGLWDEAHVYTGHTYFGKGIKAPSQPGISGQSESIGKDKLVIYRNTAG, from the coding sequence ATGACAACCGAAGAAAAATATATGGCTCGTTGTATCGAGCTGGCCCGAATGGGTGCCGGACATGTTTCGCCGAACCCGATGGTAGGCTGCGTTATTGTTCATTCCGGCCGGATTATAGGCGAAGGATTTCACCAGAAACACGGGCAGGCGCATGCCGAAGTAAATGCCATAAACTCGGTTACCGACGCAGCGAAACTGAAAGAAAGTACGATTTATGTTTCGTTGGAACCTTGTGCGCATTACGGATTAACGCCACCTTGTTCCGATCTGATCATTCAGAAACAAATTCCGCGTGTAGTAGTTGGCAGTATCGATCCGTTTGCAAAAGTGGCCGGGAAAGGAATTGAAAGACTAAAAAATGCCGGTATTGAAGTAAAAACAGGCGTTCTGAAAAAAGAGTGCGATGAGTTGAACCGGCGCTTTTTTACCTTCCATCAAAAACAACGGCCCTACATTTTGCTGAAATGGGCGCAAACTTCTGATGGATTTATTGATAAAGACCGAAGTGCAGAAGACTATGGAGAACCAACCTGGATTACCGGGCCGCGGGCGCTGTTGCGGGTTCATCAAATGCGGGCAGAAGAAGATGCAATTATGGTGGGTACAAACACCGCAGAGAAAGATAATCCGTCGTTAACCGTACGACTTATCGCGGGGAAAAACCCCATGCGTATTGTGCTAGACCGCCAGCTACGATTAAATAAAAAACTAAACCTGTTCGACAATTCAACCGAAACAATTGTTTTTAACGGACTTGAAAACCACCGGCATAAAAATACCGAGTTCATTAAAATTGATTTCTCGGATCAACTTCTACCGCAAATTTTGAAAGTGCTTCATCAGAAAAATATACTCTCACTAATCGTTGAAGGCGGACAGCAATTGCTTACAACTTTTATCGATGCCGGACTTTGGGACGAAGCACATGTTTACACCGGGCATACCTATTTTGGCAAGGGTATAAAAGCACCTTCGCAGCCAGGAATTTCAGGACAATCGGAATCAATAGGGAAAGACAAACTGGTAATTTACCGAAATACGGCTGGTTAG
- a CDS encoding DUF6146 family protein, which yields MKTKYIVLWIFLGGTLFLYACSGTKHVAESQNSSVEVTGKDSVEYDVETFNANFDIWYQRQNIPASYRSQAYYEAWNRQYVSAWNAKCNSPSPNWNFEPVVGYDPNEDYGFEMNHKLFYYFMYVENVLKKKIIPGGPHVTFN from the coding sequence ATGAAAACAAAATACATAGTACTGTGGATATTCCTTGGAGGAACATTGTTTTTGTATGCTTGTTCGGGTACAAAACACGTTGCTGAGAGCCAGAATTCAAGTGTTGAGGTTACGGGCAAAGACAGTGTAGAGTATGATGTGGAAACATTTAATGCGAATTTCGATATTTGGTATCAGCGGCAGAATATACCGGCCAGCTATCGGTCGCAAGCGTATTACGAAGCCTGGAACCGGCAATATGTAAGTGCTTGGAATGCGAAATGTAACTCACCGTCGCCAAATTGGAATTTTGAACCTGTTGTTGGATACGATCCCAACGAAGATTACGGTTTTGAAATGAACCACAAACTGTTCTACTATTTTATGTACGTGGAAAATGTGCTGAAAAAGAAGATCATTCCCGGAGGACCTCACGTAACGTTTAACTAG
- the cls gene encoding cardiolipin synthase, giving the protein MSDWSQFWNWFYLIFLITAIPVALMIILEKRSPFKTAAWILVLILIPIFGMIFYLVFGQEYRKRKMFSRRGIKSLKAMRRLSAEQLKNIEQNKLISLAGLQHQAPLIRLLLNNSDSLLTTGNKLHLLVDGQQTFEAIIEAIEKARHHIHMEYYIFADDKIGNKIKDILIKKRKEGVEVRIIVDDVGSWGLTRKFFRELQANDVEIYPFMEVRFPRFTSRVNYRNHRKIIVIDGKTGFIGGINIADRYIEGMKGLGHWRDTHLQIGGDAATTLQVIFAADWYFITKQNLYGYRYFPPLSDAPGVPVQVSASGPDYSWKSIEQGFFAAITTARKRIHIVTPYLMPPPELKMALKTAALSQVDVRIIIPEKSDASLSRWCSFSYVEELLEAGVRIYLYQKGFIHSKYLLVDDCISSIGTSNFDFRSFETNFEANAFIYQKEFTNELEEHFLSDLQYCREVRYREWRKRPLFDKVRESMAHIISPMF; this is encoded by the coding sequence ATGTCTGATTGGAGTCAATTCTGGAACTGGTTTTATCTGATCTTTCTTATTACAGCAATTCCCGTTGCCCTGATGATCATTTTAGAAAAACGATCGCCATTTAAAACAGCCGCCTGGATATTAGTACTGATTCTGATCCCCATTTTTGGAATGATCTTTTACCTCGTTTTCGGGCAGGAGTACCGCAAACGAAAGATGTTTTCGCGGCGCGGTATAAAAAGCCTGAAAGCCATGCGGCGCCTGAGTGCCGAGCAATTAAAAAACATCGAACAAAACAAACTTATTTCGCTGGCAGGGTTGCAACATCAGGCACCTCTTATCCGACTTTTACTAAATAATTCCGACTCGTTGCTCACCACCGGAAACAAACTACATTTACTTGTGGACGGGCAGCAAACATTTGAGGCAATTATTGAGGCAATTGAAAAAGCCAGACACCATATTCACATGGAATATTACATTTTTGCCGACGATAAAATCGGTAATAAAATAAAGGATATTCTGATTAAAAAACGGAAAGAAGGTGTTGAAGTTCGCATTATTGTTGACGATGTGGGCAGCTGGGGACTTACCCGGAAGTTTTTTCGCGAATTGCAGGCTAACGATGTCGAAATTTATCCATTCATGGAAGTTCGATTTCCGCGTTTTACCTCGCGGGTTAATTACCGCAACCACCGAAAGATTATTGTTATTGATGGGAAAACGGGATTTATTGGCGGTATAAACATTGCCGACCGCTACATTGAGGGAATGAAAGGACTGGGGCACTGGCGCGACACGCACCTGCAAATTGGCGGCGATGCAGCAACCACCCTGCAGGTAATTTTTGCTGCCGACTGGTATTTTATTACCAAACAAAACCTTTACGGCTACCGTTATTTCCCTCCTCTTTCCGATGCCCCGGGCGTTCCGGTGCAGGTATCGGCAAGTGGCCCCGATTACAGCTGGAAAAGTATTGAACAGGGCTTTTTTGCTGCCATTACTACAGCACGAAAAAGAATTCATATTGTTACGCCCTACCTGATGCCGCCACCGGAATTAAAAATGGCACTAAAAACTGCAGCGCTTAGCCAGGTTGATGTGCGCATTATTATTCCCGAAAAATCGGATGCTTCGCTCTCGAGATGGTGCTCGTTTTCGTATGTGGAAGAATTACTGGAAGCCGGAGTACGCATATATCTTTACCAGAAAGGTTTTATTCACAGCAAGTACCTGTTGGTCGACGATTGTATATCGAGCATCGGAACCAGTAATTTCGACTTCCGTAGTTTCGAAACCAATTTTGAAGCCAATGCTTTTATCTACCAAAAAGAATTCACCAACGAACTGGAAGAACACTTTTTATCCGATTTGCAGTACTGTCGTGAAGTACGATACAGAGAATGGCGCAAACGACCGCTCTTTGATAAGGTTCGCGAATCAATGGCGCATATTATTAGTCCAATGTTTTAA
- a CDS encoding pyridoxal-phosphate dependent enzyme, translating into MNIPTYTNVEQAHQIVQKYAHRTPVLSSVSINQIVGAELFFKCENLQKVGAFKFRGACNAVFSLSEEDAQKGVATHSSGNHAAALALAARMRGIAAHIVMPENSPEIKKKAVAGYGAKITFCQPTLQARESTLAKVIEETGATEIHPYNNFYVIAGQGTAAKELIEDQGEFDVLMAPVGGGGLLSGTAISSKHLLHACKVIAAEPAGADDAYRSFHSGKLVPSENPKTIADGLLTSLGERNFAIILEKVDDIVTVSEESIVEAMRMIWERMKIIIEPSSAVPLAAILEKKLDVQGKKVGIVLSGGNLDLGKLPF; encoded by the coding sequence ATGAACATTCCAACTTATACAAACGTAGAGCAGGCACATCAGATCGTACAAAAATACGCACACCGAACACCGGTTTTATCATCGGTGAGTATCAATCAAATTGTTGGTGCCGAATTATTTTTTAAGTGTGAGAACCTGCAAAAGGTTGGGGCTTTCAAATTTCGCGGGGCGTGTAATGCCGTATTTTCTTTGAGTGAGGAAGATGCACAAAAAGGAGTGGCAACACACTCTTCGGGAAATCATGCGGCAGCACTGGCGCTGGCAGCCCGAATGCGTGGAATAGCAGCACATATTGTAATGCCCGAAAACTCACCCGAGATAAAAAAGAAAGCCGTTGCCGGTTATGGCGCGAAAATTACCTTTTGCCAGCCTACCTTGCAGGCGCGGGAAAGTACGCTGGCAAAAGTGATAGAAGAAACGGGTGCAACAGAGATTCATCCCTACAATAATTTTTATGTAATTGCCGGACAGGGAACAGCGGCTAAAGAATTAATTGAGGATCAAGGCGAATTTGATGTGCTTATGGCGCCTGTTGGTGGGGGAGGTTTATTAAGCGGAACAGCTATTTCATCCAAACATTTGCTGCATGCGTGTAAAGTAATTGCAGCCGAACCTGCAGGAGCAGACGATGCTTATCGTTCGTTTCATTCAGGGAAATTGGTGCCATCGGAAAATCCGAAAACGATTGCCGATGGTCTTTTGACTTCTTTAGGAGAAAGAAACTTTGCAATCATACTGGAAAAAGTAGATGATATCGTAACCGTTTCGGAAGAAAGTATAGTGGAAGCTATGCGTATGATCTGGGAGCGTATGAAAATTATTATCGAACCATCATCTGCAGTGCCGCTGGCTGCTATCCTCGAAAAGAAATTGGATGTGCAGGGCAAGAAAGTGGGTATTGTTCTTTCGGGTGGAAACCTTGACTTGGGGAAATTGCCGTTTTAA
- a CDS encoding PrsW family glutamic-type intramembrane protease codes for MNLLVLALAPVVIIAVYIYFRDKYEKEPLHLLLFALLAGGLTVIPILFLERFLDRFTLQFPWLFAAAWKAFAVAAFSEELFKYLALYLLIWKSPEFNEKFDGIVYAVYVSLGFAAVENILYVMDGGLSTGIMRAITAVPAHAIFGITMGFYFGLAKFYEKQRQSLKQKALLFPILLHGIYDFILFTEIGWLTIVFVGFVVYLYISGLKRMRELSKQSIYNTDYNLLNEKLGKIE; via the coding sequence ATGAACCTCCTGGTACTTGCGTTGGCTCCTGTGGTTATTATTGCGGTATATATTTATTTCCGCGATAAATATGAAAAGGAGCCCTTGCATTTGTTACTGTTTGCTTTGTTGGCAGGAGGTTTAACAGTAATTCCCATATTATTTCTCGAACGTTTTTTAGACCGTTTTACGTTGCAATTTCCGTGGTTGTTTGCCGCGGCATGGAAAGCATTTGCCGTTGCCGCTTTTTCGGAAGAGCTGTTTAAATACCTGGCGTTGTATCTCCTGATCTGGAAGAGCCCGGAGTTCAACGAAAAGTTCGACGGAATTGTTTATGCCGTTTATGTTTCGCTGGGATTTGCCGCCGTTGAGAATATACTTTACGTAATGGATGGCGGATTGAGTACCGGAATTATGCGGGCAATAACTGCCGTACCGGCTCATGCTATTTTCGGAATTACAATGGGTTTTTATTTCGGGCTGGCAAAGTTCTACGAAAAACAACGCCAAAGCCTGAAACAAAAGGCGCTGCTGTTTCCCATCCTTCTGCATGGTATTTACGATTTTATCCTTTTTACCGAAATTGGCTGGTTAACCATTGTTTTTGTGGGCTTTGTCGTGTATCTCTACATATCTGGCCTAAAACGTATGCGTGAACTTTCGAAACAGTCCATCTACAATACCGATTATAACTTATTGAACGAGAAACTGGGTAAAATTGAATAG
- a CDS encoding SMP-30/gluconolactonase/LRE family protein → MKHTVLFLLAALLLFSCSDPKSKQAELVLDTQSTLGEGSLWNYKTGELMWIDIKKEILNSYNPATGYNKEMFTGQMIGTVVPTESGNALVALQNGIYHFNMETGAKKLLVDPEADIPDNRFNDGKCDPSGRFWAGTISLSGKKEVAALYRFDPDTTIHKMVDKVSISNGIVWSADKTKMYYIDTPTQKVMAYDYDDATGEISNPEVAVDVPREMGSPDGMSIDENDNLWVALWGGSAVGCWNPVTGELIDKIEVPAKNITSCAFGDEDMGTLYITSAREATSNEDLEKWPHAGGVFKYRPGVKGVPAFYFNDVN, encoded by the coding sequence ATGAAACATACCGTTTTATTTCTTTTAGCAGCACTGTTACTGTTTAGTTGTTCAGACCCAAAATCAAAACAAGCAGAATTGGTGCTCGACACCCAATCGACACTTGGCGAAGGTTCGCTGTGGAATTATAAAACAGGCGAATTGATGTGGATTGACATTAAAAAGGAAATTCTGAATAGTTATAATCCGGCTACCGGCTACAACAAGGAAATGTTTACGGGGCAAATGATCGGAACGGTAGTGCCTACCGAAAGTGGCAATGCGCTGGTTGCTTTGCAAAACGGTATTTATCATTTTAATATGGAAACCGGGGCAAAAAAATTGTTGGTTGACCCTGAAGCTGATATCCCCGACAACCGTTTTAACGATGGAAAATGCGATCCTTCGGGACGATTTTGGGCAGGAACAATAAGCCTGAGTGGCAAGAAGGAAGTTGCTGCATTGTACCGTTTCGATCCGGATACCACTATTCATAAGATGGTGGATAAGGTGAGTATTTCGAACGGAATTGTTTGGTCGGCCGACAAAACAAAAATGTATTACATCGACACACCCACCCAAAAAGTGATGGCTTATGATTACGATGATGCCACAGGCGAAATCTCAAATCCTGAGGTTGCGGTAGATGTACCTCGCGAAATGGGATCGCCCGATGGAATGTCAATCGACGAAAACGATAACCTGTGGGTAGCTCTTTGGGGTGGCTCGGCAGTGGGATGCTGGAATCCAGTAACCGGCGAGCTGATTGATAAAATTGAAGTGCCGGCAAAAAATATTACCTCGTGTGCTTTTGGCGACGAAGATATGGGAACGCTCTACATCACTTCGGCAAGGGAAGCTACCAGCAACGAGGATCTGGAGAAATGGCCACATGCCGGAGGCGTTTTTAAATACCGTCCGGGAGTGAAAGGTGTGCCGGCTTTTTATTTCAACGATGTAAACTAG
- a CDS encoding purine-nucleoside phosphorylase, whose protein sequence is MLEKIKATANFIKEKIQASPEVGIILGTGLGGLVNEIEIIDSIPYTDIPNFPVSTVDGHAGRLIFGKLGDKEVLAMQGRFHYYEGYDMKEVTFPVRVMKFVGVKNLFVSNASGGLNPDWHVGEIVLLTDHINFFPEHPLRGKNNNELGPRFPDMSKPYSQRLRNKAKLIALQNNIDVKEGVYVGVSGPTFETPAEYKMFRILGGDIVGMSTVPEVIVARHMDMRVFGISIVTDSGVPGEIVEISHEEVQEVAMKAEPKMTLIMRDLIKSI, encoded by the coding sequence ATGTTGGAGAAAATAAAAGCAACCGCGAACTTCATAAAAGAAAAAATTCAGGCAAGTCCTGAAGTAGGAATTATTTTAGGAACCGGTCTTGGCGGGCTGGTAAACGAAATCGAAATTATCGATTCAATTCCGTACACCGATATTCCAAACTTCCCGGTGTCAACCGTTGATGGCCATGCAGGGCGATTGATCTTCGGGAAACTGGGGGATAAAGAAGTGCTGGCCATGCAGGGCCGATTTCATTATTACGAAGGTTACGACATGAAAGAAGTGACTTTCCCCGTGCGTGTTATGAAGTTTGTGGGGGTAAAAAATCTTTTTGTCTCGAATGCCAGTGGAGGCTTAAATCCCGATTGGCATGTTGGCGAAATTGTGCTGCTTACCGATCATATTAACTTTTTCCCGGAGCATCCTTTGCGCGGAAAGAATAACAATGAACTTGGGCCGCGTTTCCCCGATATGAGCAAACCTTACAGTCAGCGTCTGCGCAACAAGGCTAAACTTATCGCGCTGCAAAATAATATCGATGTAAAAGAAGGTGTTTATGTTGGCGTATCAGGACCAACTTTCGAAACGCCTGCCGAGTACAAAATGTTCCGCATTTTGGGTGGCGATATTGTGGGGATGTCAACCGTGCCTGAGGTAATTGTGGCCCGCCACATGGATATGCGTGTTTTTGGAATTTCGATTGTTACCGACAGCGGAGTGCCCGGCGAGATTGTAGAAATTTCGCACGAGGAAGTACAGGAAGTTGCCATGAAAGCCGAACCTAAAATGACGCTTATTATGCGCGATCTCATAAAAAGTATTTAG
- the lpxK gene encoding tetraacyldisaccharide 4'-kinase codes for MIKILLYPLSWLYGIVVSLRNRAYDLKILNSKEFDVPVISIGNITVGGTGKTPHVEYLVSLLKEKYEVATLSRGYKRKTKGFRLVETNSTAQEVGDEPLQIKNKFPEATVSVCENRVSGVEKLLEPNNEKTPDVVLLDDAFQHRRISPGINILLIDYNRQIKNDSLLPVGRLREGVSQMRRANIILFTKCPEEVTPIMRRILQSDVNLLPYQSLYFTRLVYGTLQPVFNAPEIDEASYKDVACHMLVVTGIASPKQMHSFIRKMGTNMETLTFSDHHSYSMADIREIEKKFSEIKSERKLIVTTEKDAMRFKDIGEISDELKKAMYYLPVKIDFLEEEKKSFNKKILNYVGENKSNRELHKRKNSGKS; via the coding sequence ATGATAAAAATTTTATTATATCCGCTGTCCTGGTTATACGGAATAGTTGTTTCTCTGCGTAACCGGGCCTACGATCTTAAAATATTGAATTCAAAGGAGTTTGATGTGCCCGTAATTTCCATCGGTAATATTACTGTTGGCGGTACCGGAAAAACTCCGCATGTGGAGTACCTGGTTAGTTTATTAAAAGAGAAATACGAGGTGGCTACCTTAAGCCGGGGCTACAAACGTAAAACAAAAGGTTTCCGTTTGGTTGAAACCAATTCAACTGCACAGGAAGTGGGCGACGAGCCGCTGCAGATAAAGAATAAGTTTCCGGAAGCTACCGTATCGGTGTGCGAAAACCGGGTTTCGGGAGTGGAGAAATTACTGGAACCCAACAACGAAAAAACGCCTGATGTTGTCTTGCTCGACGATGCTTTTCAGCACCGACGGATTTCGCCGGGGATAAATATTTTATTGATCGATTACAACCGTCAGATCAAAAACGATTCCTTGCTGCCGGTTGGTCGTTTGCGCGAAGGTGTTTCTCAAATGCGCCGGGCAAATATTATTCTTTTCACCAAATGCCCCGAGGAAGTAACGCCAATTATGCGCCGTATTTTACAAAGCGATGTGAATTTGTTGCCCTACCAGAGTTTGTATTTTACACGCCTGGTTTATGGTACGCTGCAGCCGGTGTTCAATGCTCCTGAAATTGATGAAGCAAGTTATAAAGACGTAGCCTGTCACATGTTGGTGGTTACCGGAATTGCCTCGCCAAAACAAATGCATTCCTTTATTCGTAAGATGGGGACAAATATGGAAACATTAACTTTTTCCGATCATCATTCGTACAGTATGGCTGATATTCGTGAGATTGAGAAAAAGTTCAGTGAAATAAAATCAGAAAGAAAGTTAATTGTTACAACCGAAAAGGATGCCATGCGTTTTAAAGACATCGGTGAGATAAGCGATGAATTAAAAAAAGCTATGTATTATCTGCCGGTAAAAATTGATTTCCTTGAAGAAGAAAAAAAATCGTTTAATAAGAAGATATTAAATTATGTTGGAGAAAATAAAAGCAACCGCGAACTTCATAAAAGAAAAAATTCAGGCAAGTCCTGA